One genomic segment of Calditrichota bacterium includes these proteins:
- a CDS encoding VWA domain-containing protein, whose protein sequence is MKRRFMLHRSMPARIVWPALLGIFLVFTTIRADSPIVVSSANINDIAQHSAIGPAQMRYYAEPGTSIIRILDQSLHETGFLHVVNERGQEIPIFKIAFEDELLIQSSQSADAPVYAVDIATGIATYRYLSRTVLDNDGKSAKVAISSSRAAVDPAYAAWKSERTPSHSLDAVVTSLCNSVVCVQIDEDGDFNFGTAAGQTLLYAYPGDPITSDIRISVDNAVWNLTPEAGTSCDGTAAFVSWNNDGTSIHCFYTIGPLEIEVVHTPVEFSAGVGAILTETFVTNNYSAPLEVGILYQYDTMVDTDDAAVLFYGATQELVEACYTAPFSTSTWDAVPNTGTIVGRGTFSGGAAVTPDFLAFGAWPEYWGTCWYPVCDGNPYGDSAVLYRWNSVPVIPGTVRRVATYYGVGEITTAPGELQLSVVQPNLSCEEFGVLPNPFPLNITVTNTGDSPCTGVSVSLEATAGPGGSAVVLGTNPVVVGTLSPSENAGVSFDIQLIANNAGGCVYFNVLAGSDDCDQNLIEEYCVQIPPCDIEPGMCCLDIVFAVDTTGSMNSAINNIRNELPNIIAAANAASNGDVRLGLVTFGDGVDVHHNLTYDQAAVSASINALSSGFGSEEPESSDEALREIITHDGLCTVMGDFDSEFRTSCEREGQHLVKLIFLITDARPAGCDDDYTPGVDDVNAHARALDALVQGIMITPIYVPTFPDFESTIEPIMLDYAATTGGSYARVNSDGSGTGQAIADIIENCGEPPIVDECGGPNCNGTPIHMGYAFGDEPIEDAVICVTPTGQLRIHWEPVANANFYQVFWGFDLDNPQNWMPMGSPICDTTCQFTSAIGEFDQSVYFHVRSLPAYTTLLGQDIACWPLDEGSGSTTADATGGNNGTIVGADWITGESGTPALHFGVGDYVSLNNDIQFYGQPLQVEACVSIEQYPTISTGSYYIFSCHRYAGWFEGFGLRIDVNGRMLSEVWDQSINNWRTLWAPNLDALRVPLGEPFLVTAVINGPASMILVNSEVVAIGNQPYNSVTNGFGMTIGAHNYNSNRYQYHMRGDIHWLKVSEIGMTE, encoded by the coding sequence ATGAAACGAAGGTTCATGCTTCACCGAAGCATGCCGGCACGAATCGTCTGGCCGGCGCTTCTGGGAATCTTCTTGGTGTTCACGACGATTCGAGCGGACTCGCCGATAGTGGTCAGCTCAGCGAACATCAATGACATCGCGCAACATTCGGCGATAGGTCCGGCTCAGATGCGATATTACGCCGAGCCGGGAACTTCGATCATCCGAATACTCGACCAGAGCCTGCATGAAACAGGCTTTTTACATGTTGTCAACGAACGTGGCCAGGAAATTCCGATTTTCAAGATCGCGTTCGAGGACGAATTGTTGATACAGAGTTCCCAAAGCGCCGACGCTCCAGTTTACGCGGTGGATATTGCAACTGGAATCGCGACATACCGTTACTTGTCGAGGACCGTTCTTGACAACGACGGAAAATCCGCAAAGGTCGCCATTAGCTCTTCACGAGCGGCGGTTGATCCTGCTTACGCAGCGTGGAAATCGGAACGCACTCCGAGTCATTCACTTGACGCCGTGGTTACGTCACTTTGTAATTCGGTGGTCTGCGTGCAGATCGACGAAGACGGCGATTTCAATTTTGGCACTGCGGCGGGACAGACGCTGCTGTATGCGTATCCGGGCGATCCGATAACCAGCGACATTCGTATTTCGGTCGACAACGCGGTGTGGAACTTGACACCAGAGGCCGGCACCTCGTGCGACGGCACGGCGGCGTTTGTCTCGTGGAACAACGACGGCACAAGTATTCATTGCTTCTACACTATCGGCCCCCTTGAGATAGAAGTCGTGCATACACCGGTTGAGTTCAGCGCAGGCGTCGGGGCTATCTTGACCGAGACGTTTGTGACGAACAACTACTCGGCGCCGCTCGAAGTCGGCATTCTGTACCAGTACGACACGATGGTCGACACGGACGATGCGGCGGTACTTTTCTACGGCGCGACACAGGAGCTTGTGGAGGCTTGCTACACCGCTCCGTTCAGCACGAGTACCTGGGACGCCGTCCCTAACACCGGCACGATTGTCGGTCGAGGGACATTCTCGGGCGGTGCGGCGGTGACGCCGGACTTCCTGGCATTCGGCGCATGGCCAGAATACTGGGGGACTTGTTGGTACCCGGTGTGCGACGGAAATCCCTATGGGGACTCAGCGGTTTTGTACCGCTGGAACTCTGTGCCGGTGATTCCTGGGACGGTGCGCCGGGTGGCAACCTATTACGGAGTAGGAGAAATTACGACTGCTCCGGGAGAATTGCAACTGAGTGTAGTGCAGCCAAATCTTTCCTGCGAGGAATTCGGAGTCCTGCCTAATCCCTTCCCATTGAACATCACAGTGACGAATACAGGTGATTCTCCGTGCACTGGAGTTTCAGTTTCGCTTGAGGCGACAGCCGGTCCGGGAGGCAGTGCGGTGGTACTCGGGACCAATCCCGTCGTTGTGGGAACTTTGAGTCCGAGTGAGAATGCCGGAGTCAGCTTTGATATACAATTGATCGCCAACAACGCCGGTGGATGCGTTTATTTTAATGTCTTGGCGGGATCGGACGATTGCGACCAAAATCTTATCGAAGAGTATTGCGTCCAAATTCCGCCCTGTGACATAGAACCGGGCATGTGCTGCCTCGACATCGTATTTGCAGTGGATACGACGGGTTCGATGAACTCCGCAATCAACAATATCCGGAATGAATTGCCGAACATCATTGCCGCAGCAAATGCCGCATCAAACGGGGACGTGCGACTCGGACTTGTGACATTTGGGGATGGCGTCGACGTGCATCACAATCTAACTTATGATCAAGCGGCCGTGTCCGCCAGCATCAATGCGCTCTCCTCAGGTTTTGGTTCAGAGGAGCCGGAATCCTCGGACGAAGCTCTGCGGGAGATTATCACTCACGACGGTTTGTGTACGGTGATGGGAGATTTTGATTCCGAGTTTCGGACGTCTTGCGAACGCGAAGGTCAACATCTCGTCAAACTCATCTTCCTGATTACCGACGCGCGTCCCGCCGGATGCGACGACGATTACACGCCGGGAGTTGACGACGTGAATGCGCACGCACGCGCTTTGGACGCACTTGTACAGGGAATAATGATCACGCCGATCTACGTCCCAACATTCCCGGATTTTGAGTCGACGATTGAACCGATCATGTTGGATTACGCGGCGACAACCGGCGGCAGCTATGCGCGCGTGAACAGCGACGGATCGGGCACAGGACAAGCCATTGCGGACATCATTGAGAATTGCGGCGAGCCACCGATCGTGGACGAATGCGGAGGACCAAATTGCAATGGAACTCCGATACATATGGGCTATGCTTTCGGAGACGAACCGATTGAAGACGCCGTTATTTGTGTGACACCGACGGGTCAACTCAGAATTCACTGGGAACCTGTGGCTAATGCGAACTTCTACCAAGTGTTCTGGGGCTTTGATCTCGACAATCCGCAGAACTGGATGCCGATGGGATCGCCGATTTGCGACACGACTTGTCAATTCACGTCGGCGATCGGTGAATTCGACCAATCGGTGTATTTCCACGTGCGCAGTCTTCCTGCTTACACGACTTTGTTGGGTCAGGATATTGCGTGCTGGCCGCTTGATGAAGGGAGCGGGTCGACAACCGCGGACGCAACAGGCGGAAACAATGGCACAATCGTCGGAGCGGATTGGATCACTGGTGAGTCAGGCACACCCGCGCTGCATTTTGGCGTCGGGGACTATGTGTCCCTCAACAATGACATTCAGTTCTACGGTCAACCACTGCAAGTTGAAGCATGTGTGTCCATCGAGCAATATCCGACTATATCTACCGGTTCGTATTATATCTTTTCATGTCATCGGTATGCAGGCTGGTTTGAGGGCTTCGGGTTGAGAATCGACGTGAACGGCAGGATGCTTTCGGAAGTTTGGGATCAGTCAATCAATAACTGGCGAACGCTTTGGGCACCGAATCTGGATGCACTGCGCGTGCCGCTGGGTGAACCGTTCCTTGTAACTGCCGTGATTAACGGACCCGCATCGATGATACTGGTCAACAGTGAGGTTGTGGCGATCGGAAATCAGCCGTACAACAGTGTTACTAACGGTTTCGGTATGACAATCGGAGCGCACAACTACAATTCAAATCGGTATCAATATCATATGCGCGGAGATATTCACTGGCTGAAAGTTTCTGAAATCGGAATGACAGAATAG